The genomic window ACTAGATTGACGGTTGCACACAGGCGCGGTCCTGGCTGGTCAGGGGGCAGGGGTTGATGGACACCGAAGGCACGTACGACGCACGCGGCAGCCGAGCGGGCGGCCCCGGCGGCCCGAGCGCCACGGGCAGCGCCCATCCCGTCCCGCGCCCGGCCGGTCCTCCGCCGGTGCCGCCCGCCGTCCCCCCGGCCCCCGCGCACGCCCCGGCGCCCGCCACCGGGGCCTCCGTCGCCGACTGGCTGCGCATTCCGCGGCCCCAGGCCGCCCCCGGCATCTGGCGGCTCGGCCACCGGCCGCGCCCGGAGCAGGAGCCGGAGCTCGTCCCCGCCCGGCCGCTGATCGGCGGCGCGGTCATCGCGTTCCTCGCCGGCTGGCTGTTCTGGTCCCTGCTGTGGAACCACTACCTCGAAGGCTGGTGGTTCTTCGTCAAGGACTGGTGGCTGCTGCCCATGCTCTGGCTGGTGCCCGACTCCTGGCAGAACGGGACCAGCGCACAGTTCGAGCTGTTCGTCACGGCGACGTACGTCTACAACGGCCTCGTGCTGACCCTGCTCGCGGTGGGTTCGGGGCGGGTCGGCAACTGGAACGAGATCTGGCGCCGGTACGGCGTGCCGCTCTGGCCGCTGTTCGTGCTGCTCCCCGGTGTGTGGCGGGAGATGCCCAGGAGCGTCTGGTGGCTCGAAGGGGCCTCGAACCTGTACTACCTGTGCCTCGTGACCGCCGTCGTCGCGGTCCTCGGCAGGGCCGGCACCTGGCCGGTGCTCGCGCGCCGCAAGGACGCACCCGCCGCCGAGGGGGCGCCGGAGCCGCAGCACGACCCCGCCGACTGGCCCGAGCTGCGGACGGCGGGGCTCGACGAGACGGCCCGCACCCTCACCGACGCGACGCGCAGGGGCGCGCTGGGCGACGTCGACTACGCCCGGATCCGCCGCGCCTGGCAGGGCGTACGCACCCGGCCCGAACGGCTGCCCGCCTTCACCGACGCCGTGCGGGCCGAGGGGCCCGCCGCCTGCGCCCACCCCTCCGGCGTGCGGGACCTGCCGGTCCGCACCGCCACCCACGATCTCGCCACCGGGCAGGTGAGGATCGGCACCGCCGCCGACCATCCCCGCAACCCCTACGCCCGCCGCACCACCGGCGTCGCCCTCGAACCCGCGCTGCTCGGCACGTCCCTGCTCGCCGTCGGCCCCTCCGGCTCCGGGAAGACCGTGCGGCTCGTGCGGCCGGTCGTGGAGGCGCTGTGCCTCCAGGCGCTCGCGAACCGTGCGGCCGTCGTCGCCGTCACCGCCCGGGGCACGGCGCTCGCCCCCGACGACGCCTTCGATCTCGTCATCGCCCCCGGCCGGGCCGAGTCGACGCACGACCTCGACCTGTACGGCGGCGCCGACGACCCCGACGAGGCCGCCCGTGTCCTCGCCGAGGCGCTCGTCGGCGATCTGGCGGCCGACAGCCGCCGCGCCGCCACCGCGCTCGCCCAGCTCATCGGCCCGTACCGGAGCGTCCACGGCCACTTCCCGGCCGTACCGGAGCTCCGCGACCTCGTCGGTGGTGCGCCCGGGGCGCTCGACGGGCTCCGCAGCGCCCTGGAGGCCGCCGGGGAGGCGTCCCAGCTGCGGGAACTCGACGCGCGGGCACGGCAGTCGGAGCGCGCCGACGACATCGGGGTGCTGCTCGCCGAGCGCATCGCGTTCCTCGACCGGCCGGCGTTCGCGCCGTTCTTCCGTACGAAGGAGACCGGCCGGCCGTTCTCGCTGCGGGCCATCGAACTCCCGCTGCGGGTCCGGGTCGATCTGCCCGAGCGCGGGCACGCCGAGGCGTCCCGGATCATCGCCCGGCTCGTCCTCGCCCAGTTCACCGAGGCCGCGCTCGCGCGCTCCGACCGCTCGCTCTTCAGCTGCCTCGTCCTCGACGACGCGACGTACACCGTGACGGCCGACTCGGTCAGGGCCGTCCAGCGCCTGCGGTCGGCCAACGCGGGGGTCGTGCTGGCGCTGCGGACCCTGGAGGACGTGCCCGAGACCCTGCGGGGGCCGCTGCTGGGCGCTGTCGGGTGCCGGATGGCGTTCGCGGGGCTCGCGCCCTGGGACGGCGGGCGGTTCGCGGAGACCTGGGGCACCGAGTGGGTGCAGACGCGGGACGTCACCAACCGGCAGATCATCTCCGACGAGCCGCTGACCAAGGCGCTGCACTTCATGCGGCGGCTGGTGACCGGGAAGGCGGCCACCGCGGAGGCCGTGACGGTCCGGGAAGTGGAGCGCGAGCGCTGGTCGGCCTCCGAGCTGGCGCACTCCGTGCCCGCGGGGCACGCGGTGCTGTCGCTCACCTCGGTGCGCGGGGAGCACGCACCGCCGCTGCTGGTGGATCTGCGTACCTGACGCGGGCACCCGTACTCTGCGTACCTGACGCGGGCACTCGTACGGGCTGGCAGAATCGAGGTACGCCGTTCGTACGGGACGGCGAAAAACTCCTCCCGACCCGTCGGGCCTCCCCCGACACCGACGCACCTGCCCGATCCGTCGAATCTGCCGAAAGCGCGCGGTCCCATGCCGGTCACCCTCGCCCAGCTCGTCCAGCACTCCGCGCTCAAGCTGACGGTCCGCGCCGGGCAGGACCGGCTCGCGACGCCCGTGCGCTGGGCGCACGTCAGCGAGCTCGCCGACCCCGTGCCGTACATGGAGGGCGGCGAGCTGCTCCTCGTCACCGCCATGACACTGGACGCCGCCGACCACGAGGCGATGCGCCGCTACGTACGCCGGCTCGCGGGCGCCGGCGTCGTCGGGCTCGGCTTCGCCGTCGGCGTCAACTACGACGCCGTCCCCGACGCCCTGCTGGAGGCGGCCGAGGCCCAGGACTTCCCGCTGCTCGAAGTGCCGCGCCGCACACCGTTCCTGGCCATCAGCAAGGCCGTCTCCGCGGCCATCGCCGCCGACCAGTACCGGGCCGTTACCGCGGGCTTCGAGGCCCAGCGGGAGCTGACCCGCGCCGCGCTCGCCGAGGGGCCGGCGGCGCTGCTCGCCAAGCTCGCCGCGCACGTCGACGGCTGGGCCGCGCTCTACGACGCCTCCGGAGCCGTCGTCGCCTCGGCGCCCGACTGGGCGCTGCGGCGGGCGGCCCGCCTCACCGCCGACGTCGAGCGGCTGCGCGAACGCCCCGCCCCCGCCAGCGCCGTCGTCGGCGGGACGGACGACCGTGTCGAGCTCCAGTCCCTGGGCACCGGGCGGCGGGTGCGCGGTGCGCTCGCCGTCGGCACGGGCGCCCCCCTGGGCACGGCCGAGCGGTACGCCGTCCACTCCGCGATCGCCCTGCTGACCCTGACGACCGAACGCTCCCGCTCGCTCCAGGCCGCCGAGCAGCGGCTCGGCGCGGCGGTCCTCCGGATGATGCTCTCCGGGCAGCCGGACCACGCGAGAGCGGTCGCCGGCGATCTGTACGGCGGTCTCCTCGACGCGCCCTTCCGGCTCCTGGTCGCGGAGCCCGCCGGTGAGCCCGACCCCGGCGCCGAGCACCCCCTGCACGTGTTCGCCGAGACGGTGGACTCGGCGGCGGCGCGCTCCGGCGAGACCGTACTGACCGTGCCCGAGGGCTCCGACGGCAGCGAGCGGCTCGTCGTCCTCGCCGCGGACGGGGGAGCGGTCGCCGGCGCCTGCGAGGCGTACACGGAGCGCGAGGCCGAGGAGGCGGGCATCGCCGTCGGCATGTCCGCACCGACCGGCCCGATCGCCGCAGCGGCCGCCTACAAGCAGGCGGAACAGTCCCTCTCCGTCGCCCGCCGCCGCGGCCGCGCCCTCGTCGAGCACGAGGAACTCGCCGCAGGCTCCGTCCTCCCGCTGCTGGCCGACGACGCCGTGCGGGCCTTCGCCGACGGCATGCTCCGCGCGCTCTACGAACACGACGCGACCGGCCGCGGTGATCTCGTCGAGTCGCTGCGGGCCTGGCTCTCGCGCCACGGCCAATGGGACGCGGCGGCGGCCGACCTCGGCGTGCACCGCCACACCCTGCGCTACCGCATGCGCCGCGTGGAGGAGATCCTCGGCCGCTCCCTGGACGACCCCGACGTCCGCATGGAACTCTGGCTCGCCCTCAAGGCGACCGGGGGCCCTGCGGAGTCCTAGGCCCTGCGGAGCCCTAGGTTTCCGGGGAGCCCGGCACCCAGGAAATCCCCTTCCGCTGCCCGAAGTCGGGCAGAAAACATGGCGTTCGGCTGCGTGAATCCCTACAGTCCTGCCTCGTGATCGCCACCGAGATCGCCACCGACGGGCACGGCAACCGGCCCCCGTCCACCAGACGAGGACGACGAAGCACACCGATGACCTCACCCGAAGCACCCGCCGCCCGCACCCCCGCCGCGACGATCGCGCCGGCCGGCACCCCCGGGCACCGGATATCCGGCGCCGTGTGGGGCGCCCTCGCCATCGTGTACGTCGTCTGGGGCTCCACCTACCTCGGCATCCGCGTCGTGGTCGAGACGATGCCCCCGTTCCTCTCCGCCGGCGCCCGCTTCATCACCGCCGGGCTGATCCTCGCCGCGCTCATCGCCTGGCGGCAGGGGCCCTCCGCCCTGAAGGCCACCCGCGCCCAGCTCGCCTCGGCCGCGCTCGTCGGGCTGCTACTGCTCCTCGGCGGCAACGGCCTCGTCGTGCTCGCCGAGACCGCCGTCCCCTCCGGGCTCGCCGCCCTCCTCGTCGCCGTCGTCCCCGCCTGGGTCGTCGTGCTGCGCAGGGCGTCGGGAGAGCGGCCCGGCATCGGGGCGTACAGCGGCGTCCTGCTCGGCCTCGCCGGGCTCGCGGTGCTCACGCTGCCCGGCCTCAGCGGCGACGTACGCCTGTGGGGCGTGCTCACCGTCGTCGCCGCGACCGTCATGTGGTCGGTCGGCTCCTTCTCGTCCGCCCGGATCCCGATGCCCGCCAACCCGTTCACGGCGAGCGCCTACGAAATGGTCGCGGGAGGCATCGGCTGCCTGCTGGTCGGACTCGTCCGCGGCGAGCAGTACGGCTTCACGCTCACCGAGGTGTCGGGCCGTTCCTGGCTCGCCCTCGGATACCTCGTCGTCTTCGGCTCGCTCGTGGCGTTCACGGCGTACGCCTGGCTGCTCCACTCCGCGCCGCTGTCGCTCGTCGCCACGTACGCGTACGTCAACCCGGTCGTCGCCGTCCTCCTCGGCGCGCTGATCCTGAACGAGCGGCTGACCTGGCCGATCGCCGTCGGCGGCGCCGTCGTCGTCGCGGGGGTCGGCCTCATCGTCAGCACCGAGCGCCGCCGCTGACCCCGGCTCTCACCGGAGCACTCGCCAAAGCGGCCAGGGCGTCACTCCGACCACTCCACCTCGGACAAACGCCATCACACCCCCATCGCCCTACCGTGTGAGGGGAAGACACCGCACAAATTCCGACTTCTGACCGCACTTCTGAAGGGCCGGGCTCGCACATGACCTCCACCCACGCCTTCTGGCTCGCCGGCCGCCAGGCCACCGGCGAGACGACTTTCGACGTCACGTCCCCCTGGGACGGCCGGGTCGTCGGCACGGTCTCGGTGCCCACCGACGCCCAGGTCGAGGAGGCCGTGGCAGCCGCGCACGCCGTTGTGGACGAGTTCGCGGCCACCCCCGCCCACGTCCGCGCCGCCGCCCTCGACCATGTGTCGAAGCGGCTCGTCGAGCGCACCGAGGAGATCGCCCAGCTGATCTCCGCCGAGAACGGCAAGCCCATCAAGTGGGCCCGCGGTGAGGTCGGCCGCGCGGTCTCGGTCTTCCGCTTCGCCGCCGAGGAGGCCCGCCGCTTCAACGGCGGCGAGGCCCAGCGCCTCGACACCGACGCAGGCGGCCAGGGCCGCCTCGCGCTCACCCGCCGCTTCCCCAAGGGTGTCGTCCTCGGCATCGCGCCGTTCAACTTCCCGCTGAACCTGTGCGCCCACAAGATCGCCCCGGCCATCGCCGTCGGCGCGCCGATCATCCTCAAGCCGGCGCCCGCCACCCCGCTCTCCGGCCTGATCCTCGGTGAGCTGCTGGCCGAGACGGAGCTGCCCGCCGGCTCCTGGTCCGTCCTGACAGTCCCGAACGACAAGATGCCGGCCCTCGTCCAGGACGAGCGCCTTCCGGTCATCTCCTTCACAGGCTCCGACAAGGTCGGCTACGCGATCATGGACTCGGTGCCGCGCAAGCACTGCACCCTGGAGCTCGGCGGCAACGGCGCGGCCGTCGTCCTCGCCGACTTCGCCTCCGAGGAGGACCTGGACTGGGCGGCGACCCGCATCGCCACCTTCTCCAACTACCAGGGCGGCCAGTCCTGCATCTCCGTGCAGCGCGTGATCGCCGACGCCACCGTCTACGACCGGCTGCTGCCGAAGATCGTCGCGGCGGTCGAGGCCCAGACCACCGGTGACCCGTCCGACTCCGCCACCGAGGTCGGCCCGCTGGTCAACGAGGACGCCGCCAAGCGCGTCGAGTCCTGGGTCGACGAGGCCGTCGAGGGCGGCGCCCAGCTGCTCACCGGCGGCAAGCGCGACGGCGCCTCCTACACCCCGACCGTCCTCACCGGCGTACCGGCGCACGCCACCCTCGCCTGCGAGGAGGTCTTCGGACCGGTCCTCACCGTGCAGAGCGTGAACGGCGAGGCCGAGGCGTTCGCCGCGGTCAACTCCTCGAAGTACGGCCTCCAGGCAGGCGTGTTCACCCACGACCTGCAGACCGCGTTCCGCGCCCACCGGGCGCTGGAGGTCGGCGGCGTGATCGTCGGTGACGTCCCGTCCTACCGCGCCGACCAGATGCCGTACGGCGGCGCCAAGCAGTCCGGCGTGGGCCGCGAGGGCGTCAAGTACGCGATGGACGACTACACCTACGAGCGGGTGCTGGTCCTCACCGGACTCGCCCTGTAGGAGCGCCCGCGGCGGCAGGACCGCCCGAAGCCGACGGCCGGAGCCCACTGTGCGGGGGCTCCGGCCGTCTTCGTACGGGCGCGGGGCACGAGCGCGGGACACGGGCACGGGGCGCGAGCACAGGGCACGAGCACGGAAGCGCCCGCCGCGCCACTCGGGCGGGCCGGTCGGGAGCGGTTCCACCCGGCTGCTCCCCAGGACTGGTGAGGCCCTCCGGAATCGGGTAGATACGGACGAGTAGCACCGGACGGTAGTTCCGCCCGGACGCCCCCCGACAAGCGGCGAGGTGAGTCCCTCATGTCCGCCCCATCCACACCGCAATCCGCGCCCAAGGTCACCGAACGGGAAGCCCGTCAGGTCGCCGAGGCCGCCCGCGAGCAGAGCTGGCGCAAGCCCAGCTTCGCCAAGGAGCTGTTCCTTGGCCGCTTCCGGCTCG from Streptomyces sp. FIT100 includes these protein-coding regions:
- a CDS encoding PucR family transcriptional regulator, whose amino-acid sequence is MPVTLAQLVQHSALKLTVRAGQDRLATPVRWAHVSELADPVPYMEGGELLLVTAMTLDAADHEAMRRYVRRLAGAGVVGLGFAVGVNYDAVPDALLEAAEAQDFPLLEVPRRTPFLAISKAVSAAIAADQYRAVTAGFEAQRELTRAALAEGPAALLAKLAAHVDGWAALYDASGAVVASAPDWALRRAARLTADVERLRERPAPASAVVGGTDDRVELQSLGTGRRVRGALAVGTGAPLGTAERYAVHSAIALLTLTTERSRSLQAAEQRLGAAVLRMMLSGQPDHARAVAGDLYGGLLDAPFRLLVAEPAGEPDPGAEHPLHVFAETVDSAAARSGETVLTVPEGSDGSERLVVLAADGGAVAGACEAYTEREAEEAGIAVGMSAPTGPIAAAAAYKQAEQSLSVARRRGRALVEHEELAAGSVLPLLADDAVRAFADGMLRALYEHDATGRGDLVESLRAWLSRHGQWDAAAADLGVHRHTLRYRMRRVEEILGRSLDDPDVRMELWLALKATGGPAES
- a CDS encoding aldehyde dehydrogenase family protein, which gives rise to MTSTHAFWLAGRQATGETTFDVTSPWDGRVVGTVSVPTDAQVEEAVAAAHAVVDEFAATPAHVRAAALDHVSKRLVERTEEIAQLISAENGKPIKWARGEVGRAVSVFRFAAEEARRFNGGEAQRLDTDAGGQGRLALTRRFPKGVVLGIAPFNFPLNLCAHKIAPAIAVGAPIILKPAPATPLSGLILGELLAETELPAGSWSVLTVPNDKMPALVQDERLPVISFTGSDKVGYAIMDSVPRKHCTLELGGNGAAVVLADFASEEDLDWAATRIATFSNYQGGQSCISVQRVIADATVYDRLLPKIVAAVEAQTTGDPSDSATEVGPLVNEDAAKRVESWVDEAVEGGAQLLTGGKRDGASYTPTVLTGVPAHATLACEEVFGPVLTVQSVNGEAEAFAAVNSSKYGLQAGVFTHDLQTAFRAHRALEVGGVIVGDVPSYRADQMPYGGAKQSGVGREGVKYAMDDYTYERVLVLTGLAL
- a CDS encoding ATP/GTP-binding protein, with product MDTEGTYDARGSRAGGPGGPSATGSAHPVPRPAGPPPVPPAVPPAPAHAPAPATGASVADWLRIPRPQAAPGIWRLGHRPRPEQEPELVPARPLIGGAVIAFLAGWLFWSLLWNHYLEGWWFFVKDWWLLPMLWLVPDSWQNGTSAQFELFVTATYVYNGLVLTLLAVGSGRVGNWNEIWRRYGVPLWPLFVLLPGVWREMPRSVWWLEGASNLYYLCLVTAVVAVLGRAGTWPVLARRKDAPAAEGAPEPQHDPADWPELRTAGLDETARTLTDATRRGALGDVDYARIRRAWQGVRTRPERLPAFTDAVRAEGPAACAHPSGVRDLPVRTATHDLATGQVRIGTAADHPRNPYARRTTGVALEPALLGTSLLAVGPSGSGKTVRLVRPVVEALCLQALANRAAVVAVTARGTALAPDDAFDLVIAPGRAESTHDLDLYGGADDPDEAARVLAEALVGDLAADSRRAATALAQLIGPYRSVHGHFPAVPELRDLVGGAPGALDGLRSALEAAGEASQLRELDARARQSERADDIGVLLAERIAFLDRPAFAPFFRTKETGRPFSLRAIELPLRVRVDLPERGHAEASRIIARLVLAQFTEAALARSDRSLFSCLVLDDATYTVTADSVRAVQRLRSANAGVVLALRTLEDVPETLRGPLLGAVGCRMAFAGLAPWDGGRFAETWGTEWVQTRDVTNRQIISDEPLTKALHFMRRLVTGKAATAEAVTVREVERERWSASELAHSVPAGHAVLSLTSVRGEHAPPLLVDLRT
- a CDS encoding EamA family transporter, producing the protein MTSPEAPAARTPAATIAPAGTPGHRISGAVWGALAIVYVVWGSTYLGIRVVVETMPPFLSAGARFITAGLILAALIAWRQGPSALKATRAQLASAALVGLLLLLGGNGLVVLAETAVPSGLAALLVAVVPAWVVVLRRASGERPGIGAYSGVLLGLAGLAVLTLPGLSGDVRLWGVLTVVAATVMWSVGSFSSARIPMPANPFTASAYEMVAGGIGCLLVGLVRGEQYGFTLTEVSGRSWLALGYLVVFGSLVAFTAYAWLLHSAPLSLVATYAYVNPVVAVLLGALILNERLTWPIAVGGAVVVAGVGLIVSTERRR